A genomic segment from Clostridia bacterium encodes:
- a CDS encoding AMP-binding protein has product MLITTLLTYNAKVYPQEISLIEREPAKNRRRELTWREFEQIANQWANALLTKGIKKGDRVALLMTNCLEWLPAYLGILKTGALAVPLNFRFTAKEIKTCLQTVKARALLYGPEFMEKIALIKRELDFVKLFVVLDEQPPVGVYSFWSMIKQASFDEPQIEIKAQDEAALYFTSGTTGKPKPIVLTQANLTAAAFTEKNHHQQTRRDNFLCIPPLYHTGAKIHWLGSLLVGGRAVLLRGVKPEWILETVFQEKVSIVWLLVPWAQDILDALESKRLHLRDYQLKGWRLMHIGAQPVPPSLIQRWRRFFPWQKYDTNYGLSEATGPGCIHLGIENIHKVGAIGKPGFNWQAKIVDSTGQPVPLGKEGELIIKGPGVMKGYYKNSQATAQVLKNGWLFTGDIARKDQEGFIYLVDRKKDVIIMGGENIYPVEIEDFLRRHEKIRDVALIGLPDQRLGEIPAAIVEVKAESRLTEEEVLDFCQALPRYKRPRMVFFDQIPRNPTGKIEKTKLRKKYGRNDYRSWKLASGVL; this is encoded by the coding sequence ATGTTAATTACCACATTGTTAACTTATAATGCTAAAGTTTATCCACAGGAAATTAGTCTTATTGAACGCGAGCCAGCTAAAAATAGACGGCGGGAGTTAACTTGGCGGGAATTTGAACAAATAGCTAACCAATGGGCTAATGCTTTATTGACAAAAGGTATTAAAAAAGGTGATCGGGTAGCTTTATTAATGACCAATTGTTTGGAATGGCTGCCGGCCTATTTGGGAATTTTAAAAACTGGGGCTTTGGCAGTACCCCTAAATTTTCGCTTTACCGCCAAAGAGATAAAAACGTGTTTACAAACAGTAAAGGCTCGGGCACTGCTTTATGGTCCGGAATTTATGGAAAAAATAGCACTAATTAAACGTGAACTTGATTTCGTCAAGCTTTTCGTAGTTTTGGACGAACAACCACCTGTGGGTGTTTATAGTTTTTGGTCAATGATTAAACAGGCCTCATTTGACGAGCCGCAAATTGAAATTAAGGCTCAAGATGAGGCTGCTCTTTATTTTACTTCAGGTACTACAGGTAAACCTAAACCAATTGTTTTAACACAGGCCAATTTAACAGCAGCGGCTTTTACCGAAAAAAATCATCACCAACAAACTCGCCGTGATAATTTCCTTTGTATCCCCCCTTTATATCATACTGGGGCGAAAATACATTGGTTGGGCAGTCTTTTGGTAGGGGGGAGGGCTGTGCTTTTGCGTGGTGTGAAACCAGAATGGATTCTGGAGACCGTCTTCCAAGAAAAGGTAAGTATAGTTTGGCTTTTGGTTCCCTGGGCACAGGATATTCTGGATGCTTTGGAAAGTAAGAGGCTTCATTTGCGGGATTATCAACTTAAAGGGTGGCGTCTAATGCATATTGGTGCTCAACCTGTTCCACCTAGTTTAATTCAGCGTTGGCGTAGATTTTTTCCTTGGCAGAAGTATGATACAAATTATGGTTTAAGTGAGGCTACTGGACCTGGCTGTATTCATTTGGGAATAGAAAATATTCATAAGGTTGGGGCGATAGGTAAACCTGGTTTTAATTGGCAGGCAAAAATTGTTGACTCTACAGGTCAGCCTGTACCTTTAGGTAAGGAAGGGGAATTAATAATTAAAGGTCCGGGAGTCATGAAAGGCTATTATAAAAATTCACAGGCTACTGCCCAAGTATTAAAAAATGGTTGGTTATTTACCGGTGATATAGCCCGCAAAGATCAAGAGGGATTTATTTATTTGGTGGATCGCAAAAAAGATGTGATAATCATGGGGGGAGAAAACATTTATCCTGTGGAAATAGAGGATTTTTTACGCAGACATGAAAAAATTCGTGATGTGGCTTTGATTGGTTTGCCTGATCAAAGATTAGGGGAAATACCTGCTGCCATTGTAGAGGTAAAGGCTGAAAGTAGGCTTACGGAGGAAGAGGTTTTGGATTTTTGTCAAGCTCTGCCCCGCTATAAAAGACCGCGAATGGTTTTTTTCGATCAAATACCGCGCAATCCTACAGGTAAAATAGAAAAAACGAAATTAAGGAAAAAATATGGGCGAAATGATTATCGTTCCTGGAAATTAGCAAGTGGTGTGCTCTAA